In the Serinus canaria isolate serCan28SL12 chromosome 22, serCan2020, whole genome shotgun sequence genome, one interval contains:
- the SEMA4C gene encoding semaphorin-4C isoform X2: MGGPESPPPPLGAVGATGTPPHGTPRCPHRRPSAMAVVTVLLALVTAAPGAAGTPGASWSAVPRRTVLYEELQDTAKRFSQGGVSHYLTLMLDEAEALLYVGAREAVFALATGTVELKAAISWEAPVEKKAECVQKGKNNQTDCFNYVRFLQSYNSSHLYACGTYAFQPKCTYIELSGFTLDPVAFEDGKGKCPYDPTKGHTGLIVDGELYSATFNNFLGTEPVILRNLGPHYSMKTEYLTSWLNEPHFVASAFVPESAGSGSGDDDKVYFFFSERAVEYDCYAEQVVARVARVCKGDVGGARTLQKKWTSFLKARLVCSAPEQQLHFNRLQAVFTLPGARWQDTAFFGVFQARWGDVDVSAICRYPILEVKKAFEGPYKEYREQAQKWGRYSGEVPTPRPGACITDWHRQNGFASSLELPDNTLNFAKKHPLMDEPVPPQRGRPLLLKRDANFTQLVVDRVAGLDGATYEVLFIGTGDGWVHKALDLGTRIHLVEELQVFEPAQPVESLVLAGTKKLLFAGSRLQVAQLPLAECGRYQSCTDCVLARDPYCAWSRNSSACIRTDGHNGSHLVQDVLSSDTGACSVPQVAKQGPLTPKNVTVVAGTDLVLTCRLASNLARALWTFEGRALAAQQVLVLGEARLRALVVPGAGAQHSGTYRCLAEEQGARLPAQEYRVAVLAGPGAPLETRAPLESLGVVWVLAVCLGALCLLLLLAVLSLWRRLRHELGKGAKAIESTLVYPIELPKEPPSPRFVPSAASDSDEKLWDPSSYYYSDGSLKIVPGHASTAGTACCRNGGPGAASPPAAIPGQPLHSPTRIHLGPLRGSASNGYIRLALGAEERPACADLAEELRRKLQQRQPLPDSNPEESSV; encoded by the exons ATGGGGGGGCCGGAATCGCCCCCTCCGCCGCTCGGAGCCGTCGGTGCAACGGGAACCCCCCCCCACG GGACCCCGCGGTGTCCCCACCGCCGCCCCAGTGCCATGGCCGTTGTCACCGTGCTGCTGGCGCTTGTCACCGCTGCCCCCGGCGCTGCTGGCACCCCAGGGGCATCgtggagtgctgtgcccaggaggaCTGTGCTCTACGAGG agctgcaggacactgCCAAGCGTTTCTCCCAGGGTGGGGTCTCTCACTACCTGACGCTGATGCTGGACGAGGCTGAGGCGCTGCTCTACGTGGGTGCCCGCGAGGCCGTGTTCGCCCTGGCCACGGGCACTGTGGAGCTCAAGGCGGCG aTCTCCTGGGAGGCGCCCGTGGAGAAGAAGGCGGAGTGCGTGCAGAAGGGCAAGAACAACCAG acCGACTGCTTCAACTACGTGCGCTTCCTGCAGAGCTACAACAGCTCCCACCTGTACGCCTGCGGCACCTACGCCTTCCAGCCCAAGTGCACCTACATC GAGCTCTCCGGCTTCACCCTGGACCCGGTGGCATTCGAGGACGGCAAAGGCAAATGTCCCTACGACCCCACCAAGGGCCACACCGGCCTCATTGTGG ACGGGGAGCTCTACTCTGCCACCTTCAACAACTTCTTGGGCACGGAGCCCGTCATCCTGCGCAACCTGGGCCCGCACTACTCCATGAAGACGGAGTATCTGACCTCATGGCTCAATG AGCCTCACTTTGTGGCGTCGGCCTTCGTGCCCGAGAGCGCGGGCAGTGGCAGCGGCGACGACGACAAGGTTTACTTCTTCTTCAGCGAGCGCGCCGTGGAGTACGACTGCTACGCCGAGCAGGTGGTGGCACGGGTGGCACGGGTCTGCAAG GGTGACGTGGGCGGCGCGCGGACGCTGCAGAAGAAGTGGACGTCGTTCCTGAAGGCGCGCCTGGTGTGCTCAGCCCccgagcagcagctgcacttcaACCGCCTGCAGGCCGTGTTCACCCTGCCCGGCGCCCGCTGGCAGGACACCGCCTTCTTTGGTGTCTTCCAGGCCCGCTG GGGTGACGTGGACGTCTCTGCCATCTGCCGCTACCCCATCCTGGAGGTGAAGAAGGCCTTCGAGGGGCCCTACAAGGAGTACCGGGAGCAGGCGCAGAAATGGGGGCGCTACTCGGGCGAGGTGCCCACCCCCCGGCCTGGCGCG tgcATCACGGACTGGCACCGGCAGAATGGCTTTGCCAGCTCGCTGGAGCTGCCCGACAACACGCTCAACTTCGCCAAGAAGCACCCGCTGATGGACGAGCCGGTGCCACCCCAGCGCGGGCGCCCGCTGCTGCTCAAGAGGGATGCCAACTTCACCCAGCTCGTGGTGGACCGCGTGGCAGGGCTGGACGGGGCCACCTACGAGGTGCTCTTCATTGGCACAG GTGATGGCTGGGTGCACAAGGCGCTGGATTTGGGCACCCGCATCCACCtggtggaggagctgcaggtgtttGAGCCCGCGCAGCCCGTGGAGAGCCTGGTACTGGCGGGCACCAAG AAGCTGCTGTTCGCCGGGTCCCGCTTGcaggtggcacagctgcccctggCAGAGTGCGGGCGCTACCAGTCCTGCACCGACTGCGTGCTGGCACGGGACCCCTACTGCGCCTGGAGCCGCAACAGCAGTGCCTGCATCCGCACCGACGGGCACAACGG GTCCCACCTGGTGCAGGACGTGCTGAGCTCCGACACCGGCGCCTGCTCCGTGCCACAGGTGGCCAAGCAAG GCCCCCTGACCCCCAAGAATGTGACGGTGGTGGCGGGCACCGACCTGGTGCTGACGTGCCGCCTGGCCTCCAACCTGGCACGTGCCCTCTGGACCTTCGAGGGCCGGGCACTGGCGGCCCagcaggtgctggtgctgggcgAGGCACGGCTGCGGGCGCTGGTGGTGCCCGGCGCGGGCGCCCAGCACAGCGGCACCTACCGCTgcctggctgaggagcagggtgCCCGCCTGCCCGCCCAGGAGTACcgggtggctgtgctggccgGCCCGGGGGCACCGCTGGAGACACGGGCACCGCTGGAGAGCCTGGGCGTGGTGTGGGTGCTGGCCGTTTGCCTTggtgccctgtgcctgctgctgctgctggccgtGCTGTCGCTGTGGCGCCGGCTGCGCCACGAGCTGGGCAAGGGTGCCAAGGCCATCGAGAGCACCCTGGTGTACCCCATCGAGCTGCCCAAGGAGCCGCCCAGCCCGCGCTTCGTGCCCAGTGCCGCCTCCGACTCGGACGAGAAGCTCTGGGACCCGTCCAGTTATTACTACTCAGACGGCTCGCTCAAAATCGTGCCCGGCCACGCCAGCACGGCGGGCACCGCCTGCTGCCGCAACGGCGGCCCCGGTGCCGCCTCGCCGCCCGCTGCCATCCCCGGGCAGCCGCTGCACTCGCCCACCCGCATCCACCTGGGCCCCCTGCGCGGCTCGGCCTCCAACGGCTACATCCGCCTGGCACTGGGCGCCGAGGAGCGCCCGGCCTGCGCCGACCTGGCCGAGGAGCTGCGGCGCAAGCTGCAGCAGCGCCAGCCCCTGCCCGACTCCAACCCCGAGGAGTCGTCGGTGTGA
- the ANKRD39 gene encoding ankyrin repeat domain-containing protein 39 translates to MAGGCGSPPAPCCPGRAAMPSPCCQGRLAVPSVHQSLSEMDFERGIWAAARDGDEARVLQLLERRGDPAEPDLAGYTALHYASRNGHLGVCRLLLERGAPCDARTPGGATPLHRACYCGHRAVTELLLAHGADPAATDGDGRTGLHKAAEQGHRELCALLLRQRPALAALRDARGRSPRDGAHPAVWDLLDT, encoded by the exons ATGGCCGGTGGTTGCGGGTCGCCGCCTGCTCCGTGCTGCCCGGGCCGGGCGGCGATGCCCTCTCCATGCTGCCAGGGCCGCCTGGCCGTGCCCAGCGTGCACCAGAGCCTATCCGAGATGGACTTCGAGAGGG GGATCTGGGCGGCGGCGCGGGACGGGGACGAGGCGcgggtgctgcagctgctggagcgGCGAGGGGACCCCGCGGAGCCCGACCTGGCGGGGTACACGGCACTG CACTATGCCAGCCGGAACGGGCACCTCGGCGTGTGCCGGCTGCTGCTGGAGCGCGGCGCCCCGTGCGATGCCCGCACCCCCGGCGGTGCCACCCCGCTGCACCGCGCCTGCTACTGCGGGCACCGCGCCGTCAccgagctgctgctggcacacgGAGCCGACCCCGCCGCCACCGACGGCGACGGCAGAACCGGCCTGCACAAG GCCGCCGAGCAGGGGCACCGCgagctctgtgccctcctcctGCGTCAGCGCCCGGCCCTCGCTGCCCTCCGCGATGCCAGGGGCCGCAGCCCGCGGGATGGGGCGCACCCTGCCGTGTGGGACCTGCTGGACAcctga
- the SEMA4C gene encoding semaphorin-4C isoform X3 yields MAVVTVLLALVTAAPGAAGTPGASWSAVPRRTVLYEELQDTAKRFSQGGVSHYLTLMLDEAEALLYVGAREAVFALATGTVELKAAISWEAPVEKKAECVQKGKNNQTDCFNYVRFLQSYNSSHLYACGTYAFQPKCTYIELSGFTLDPVAFEDGKGKCPYDPTKGHTGLIVDGELYSATFNNFLGTEPVILRNLGPHYSMKTEYLTSWLNEPHFVASAFVPESAGSGSGDDDKVYFFFSERAVEYDCYAEQVVARVARVCKGDVGGARTLQKKWTSFLKARLVCSAPEQQLHFNRLQAVFTLPGARWQDTAFFGVFQARWGDVDVSAICRYPILEVKKAFEGPYKEYREQAQKWGRYSGEVPTPRPGACITDWHRQNGFASSLELPDNTLNFAKKHPLMDEPVPPQRGRPLLLKRDANFTQLVVDRVAGLDGATYEVLFIGTGDGWVHKALDLGTRIHLVEELQVFEPAQPVESLVLAGTKKLLFAGSRLQVAQLPLAECGRYQSCTDCVLARDPYCAWSRNSSACIRTDGHNGSHLVQDVLSSDTGACSVPQVAKQGPLTPKNVTVVAGTDLVLTCRLASNLARALWTFEGRALAAQQVLVLGEARLRALVVPGAGAQHSGTYRCLAEEQGARLPAQEYRVAVLAGPGAPLETRAPLESLGVVWVLAVCLGALCLLLLLAVLSLWRRLRHELGKGAKAIESTLVYPIELPKEPPSPRFVPSAASDSDEKLWDPSSYYYSDGSLKIVPGHASTAGTACCRNGGPGAASPPAAIPGQPLHSPTRIHLGPLRGSASNGYIRLALGAEERPACADLAEELRRKLQQRQPLPDSNPEESSV; encoded by the exons ATGGCCGTTGTCACCGTGCTGCTGGCGCTTGTCACCGCTGCCCCCGGCGCTGCTGGCACCCCAGGGGCATCgtggagtgctgtgcccaggaggaCTGTGCTCTACGAGG agctgcaggacactgCCAAGCGTTTCTCCCAGGGTGGGGTCTCTCACTACCTGACGCTGATGCTGGACGAGGCTGAGGCGCTGCTCTACGTGGGTGCCCGCGAGGCCGTGTTCGCCCTGGCCACGGGCACTGTGGAGCTCAAGGCGGCG aTCTCCTGGGAGGCGCCCGTGGAGAAGAAGGCGGAGTGCGTGCAGAAGGGCAAGAACAACCAG acCGACTGCTTCAACTACGTGCGCTTCCTGCAGAGCTACAACAGCTCCCACCTGTACGCCTGCGGCACCTACGCCTTCCAGCCCAAGTGCACCTACATC GAGCTCTCCGGCTTCACCCTGGACCCGGTGGCATTCGAGGACGGCAAAGGCAAATGTCCCTACGACCCCACCAAGGGCCACACCGGCCTCATTGTGG ACGGGGAGCTCTACTCTGCCACCTTCAACAACTTCTTGGGCACGGAGCCCGTCATCCTGCGCAACCTGGGCCCGCACTACTCCATGAAGACGGAGTATCTGACCTCATGGCTCAATG AGCCTCACTTTGTGGCGTCGGCCTTCGTGCCCGAGAGCGCGGGCAGTGGCAGCGGCGACGACGACAAGGTTTACTTCTTCTTCAGCGAGCGCGCCGTGGAGTACGACTGCTACGCCGAGCAGGTGGTGGCACGGGTGGCACGGGTCTGCAAG GGTGACGTGGGCGGCGCGCGGACGCTGCAGAAGAAGTGGACGTCGTTCCTGAAGGCGCGCCTGGTGTGCTCAGCCCccgagcagcagctgcacttcaACCGCCTGCAGGCCGTGTTCACCCTGCCCGGCGCCCGCTGGCAGGACACCGCCTTCTTTGGTGTCTTCCAGGCCCGCTG GGGTGACGTGGACGTCTCTGCCATCTGCCGCTACCCCATCCTGGAGGTGAAGAAGGCCTTCGAGGGGCCCTACAAGGAGTACCGGGAGCAGGCGCAGAAATGGGGGCGCTACTCGGGCGAGGTGCCCACCCCCCGGCCTGGCGCG tgcATCACGGACTGGCACCGGCAGAATGGCTTTGCCAGCTCGCTGGAGCTGCCCGACAACACGCTCAACTTCGCCAAGAAGCACCCGCTGATGGACGAGCCGGTGCCACCCCAGCGCGGGCGCCCGCTGCTGCTCAAGAGGGATGCCAACTTCACCCAGCTCGTGGTGGACCGCGTGGCAGGGCTGGACGGGGCCACCTACGAGGTGCTCTTCATTGGCACAG GTGATGGCTGGGTGCACAAGGCGCTGGATTTGGGCACCCGCATCCACCtggtggaggagctgcaggtgtttGAGCCCGCGCAGCCCGTGGAGAGCCTGGTACTGGCGGGCACCAAG AAGCTGCTGTTCGCCGGGTCCCGCTTGcaggtggcacagctgcccctggCAGAGTGCGGGCGCTACCAGTCCTGCACCGACTGCGTGCTGGCACGGGACCCCTACTGCGCCTGGAGCCGCAACAGCAGTGCCTGCATCCGCACCGACGGGCACAACGG GTCCCACCTGGTGCAGGACGTGCTGAGCTCCGACACCGGCGCCTGCTCCGTGCCACAGGTGGCCAAGCAAG GCCCCCTGACCCCCAAGAATGTGACGGTGGTGGCGGGCACCGACCTGGTGCTGACGTGCCGCCTGGCCTCCAACCTGGCACGTGCCCTCTGGACCTTCGAGGGCCGGGCACTGGCGGCCCagcaggtgctggtgctgggcgAGGCACGGCTGCGGGCGCTGGTGGTGCCCGGCGCGGGCGCCCAGCACAGCGGCACCTACCGCTgcctggctgaggagcagggtgCCCGCCTGCCCGCCCAGGAGTACcgggtggctgtgctggccgGCCCGGGGGCACCGCTGGAGACACGGGCACCGCTGGAGAGCCTGGGCGTGGTGTGGGTGCTGGCCGTTTGCCTTggtgccctgtgcctgctgctgctgctggccgtGCTGTCGCTGTGGCGCCGGCTGCGCCACGAGCTGGGCAAGGGTGCCAAGGCCATCGAGAGCACCCTGGTGTACCCCATCGAGCTGCCCAAGGAGCCGCCCAGCCCGCGCTTCGTGCCCAGTGCCGCCTCCGACTCGGACGAGAAGCTCTGGGACCCGTCCAGTTATTACTACTCAGACGGCTCGCTCAAAATCGTGCCCGGCCACGCCAGCACGGCGGGCACCGCCTGCTGCCGCAACGGCGGCCCCGGTGCCGCCTCGCCGCCCGCTGCCATCCCCGGGCAGCCGCTGCACTCGCCCACCCGCATCCACCTGGGCCCCCTGCGCGGCTCGGCCTCCAACGGCTACATCCGCCTGGCACTGGGCGCCGAGGAGCGCCCGGCCTGCGCCGACCTGGCCGAGGAGCTGCGGCGCAAGCTGCAGCAGCGCCAGCCCCTGCCCGACTCCAACCCCGAGGAGTCGTCGGTGTGA
- the SEMA4C gene encoding semaphorin-4C isoform X1, which produces MPPCARAARVTPTPLPRGTDGAPAWPCPLAGTPRCPHRRPSAMAVVTVLLALVTAAPGAAGTPGASWSAVPRRTVLYEELQDTAKRFSQGGVSHYLTLMLDEAEALLYVGAREAVFALATGTVELKAAISWEAPVEKKAECVQKGKNNQTDCFNYVRFLQSYNSSHLYACGTYAFQPKCTYIELSGFTLDPVAFEDGKGKCPYDPTKGHTGLIVDGELYSATFNNFLGTEPVILRNLGPHYSMKTEYLTSWLNEPHFVASAFVPESAGSGSGDDDKVYFFFSERAVEYDCYAEQVVARVARVCKGDVGGARTLQKKWTSFLKARLVCSAPEQQLHFNRLQAVFTLPGARWQDTAFFGVFQARWGDVDVSAICRYPILEVKKAFEGPYKEYREQAQKWGRYSGEVPTPRPGACITDWHRQNGFASSLELPDNTLNFAKKHPLMDEPVPPQRGRPLLLKRDANFTQLVVDRVAGLDGATYEVLFIGTGDGWVHKALDLGTRIHLVEELQVFEPAQPVESLVLAGTKKLLFAGSRLQVAQLPLAECGRYQSCTDCVLARDPYCAWSRNSSACIRTDGHNGSHLVQDVLSSDTGACSVPQVAKQGPLTPKNVTVVAGTDLVLTCRLASNLARALWTFEGRALAAQQVLVLGEARLRALVVPGAGAQHSGTYRCLAEEQGARLPAQEYRVAVLAGPGAPLETRAPLESLGVVWVLAVCLGALCLLLLLAVLSLWRRLRHELGKGAKAIESTLVYPIELPKEPPSPRFVPSAASDSDEKLWDPSSYYYSDGSLKIVPGHASTAGTACCRNGGPGAASPPAAIPGQPLHSPTRIHLGPLRGSASNGYIRLALGAEERPACADLAEELRRKLQQRQPLPDSNPEESSV; this is translated from the exons ATGCCGCCTTGTGCCCGCGCCGCCCGCGTGACACCGACGCCGCTGCCCCGTGGCACTGACGGGGCCCCGGCGTGGCCGTGTCCCCTCGCAGGGACCCCGCGGTGTCCCCACCGCCGCCCCAGTGCCATGGCCGTTGTCACCGTGCTGCTGGCGCTTGTCACCGCTGCCCCCGGCGCTGCTGGCACCCCAGGGGCATCgtggagtgctgtgcccaggaggaCTGTGCTCTACGAGG agctgcaggacactgCCAAGCGTTTCTCCCAGGGTGGGGTCTCTCACTACCTGACGCTGATGCTGGACGAGGCTGAGGCGCTGCTCTACGTGGGTGCCCGCGAGGCCGTGTTCGCCCTGGCCACGGGCACTGTGGAGCTCAAGGCGGCG aTCTCCTGGGAGGCGCCCGTGGAGAAGAAGGCGGAGTGCGTGCAGAAGGGCAAGAACAACCAG acCGACTGCTTCAACTACGTGCGCTTCCTGCAGAGCTACAACAGCTCCCACCTGTACGCCTGCGGCACCTACGCCTTCCAGCCCAAGTGCACCTACATC GAGCTCTCCGGCTTCACCCTGGACCCGGTGGCATTCGAGGACGGCAAAGGCAAATGTCCCTACGACCCCACCAAGGGCCACACCGGCCTCATTGTGG ACGGGGAGCTCTACTCTGCCACCTTCAACAACTTCTTGGGCACGGAGCCCGTCATCCTGCGCAACCTGGGCCCGCACTACTCCATGAAGACGGAGTATCTGACCTCATGGCTCAATG AGCCTCACTTTGTGGCGTCGGCCTTCGTGCCCGAGAGCGCGGGCAGTGGCAGCGGCGACGACGACAAGGTTTACTTCTTCTTCAGCGAGCGCGCCGTGGAGTACGACTGCTACGCCGAGCAGGTGGTGGCACGGGTGGCACGGGTCTGCAAG GGTGACGTGGGCGGCGCGCGGACGCTGCAGAAGAAGTGGACGTCGTTCCTGAAGGCGCGCCTGGTGTGCTCAGCCCccgagcagcagctgcacttcaACCGCCTGCAGGCCGTGTTCACCCTGCCCGGCGCCCGCTGGCAGGACACCGCCTTCTTTGGTGTCTTCCAGGCCCGCTG GGGTGACGTGGACGTCTCTGCCATCTGCCGCTACCCCATCCTGGAGGTGAAGAAGGCCTTCGAGGGGCCCTACAAGGAGTACCGGGAGCAGGCGCAGAAATGGGGGCGCTACTCGGGCGAGGTGCCCACCCCCCGGCCTGGCGCG tgcATCACGGACTGGCACCGGCAGAATGGCTTTGCCAGCTCGCTGGAGCTGCCCGACAACACGCTCAACTTCGCCAAGAAGCACCCGCTGATGGACGAGCCGGTGCCACCCCAGCGCGGGCGCCCGCTGCTGCTCAAGAGGGATGCCAACTTCACCCAGCTCGTGGTGGACCGCGTGGCAGGGCTGGACGGGGCCACCTACGAGGTGCTCTTCATTGGCACAG GTGATGGCTGGGTGCACAAGGCGCTGGATTTGGGCACCCGCATCCACCtggtggaggagctgcaggtgtttGAGCCCGCGCAGCCCGTGGAGAGCCTGGTACTGGCGGGCACCAAG AAGCTGCTGTTCGCCGGGTCCCGCTTGcaggtggcacagctgcccctggCAGAGTGCGGGCGCTACCAGTCCTGCACCGACTGCGTGCTGGCACGGGACCCCTACTGCGCCTGGAGCCGCAACAGCAGTGCCTGCATCCGCACCGACGGGCACAACGG GTCCCACCTGGTGCAGGACGTGCTGAGCTCCGACACCGGCGCCTGCTCCGTGCCACAGGTGGCCAAGCAAG GCCCCCTGACCCCCAAGAATGTGACGGTGGTGGCGGGCACCGACCTGGTGCTGACGTGCCGCCTGGCCTCCAACCTGGCACGTGCCCTCTGGACCTTCGAGGGCCGGGCACTGGCGGCCCagcaggtgctggtgctgggcgAGGCACGGCTGCGGGCGCTGGTGGTGCCCGGCGCGGGCGCCCAGCACAGCGGCACCTACCGCTgcctggctgaggagcagggtgCCCGCCTGCCCGCCCAGGAGTACcgggtggctgtgctggccgGCCCGGGGGCACCGCTGGAGACACGGGCACCGCTGGAGAGCCTGGGCGTGGTGTGGGTGCTGGCCGTTTGCCTTggtgccctgtgcctgctgctgctgctggccgtGCTGTCGCTGTGGCGCCGGCTGCGCCACGAGCTGGGCAAGGGTGCCAAGGCCATCGAGAGCACCCTGGTGTACCCCATCGAGCTGCCCAAGGAGCCGCCCAGCCCGCGCTTCGTGCCCAGTGCCGCCTCCGACTCGGACGAGAAGCTCTGGGACCCGTCCAGTTATTACTACTCAGACGGCTCGCTCAAAATCGTGCCCGGCCACGCCAGCACGGCGGGCACCGCCTGCTGCCGCAACGGCGGCCCCGGTGCCGCCTCGCCGCCCGCTGCCATCCCCGGGCAGCCGCTGCACTCGCCCACCCGCATCCACCTGGGCCCCCTGCGCGGCTCGGCCTCCAACGGCTACATCCGCCTGGCACTGGGCGCCGAGGAGCGCCCGGCCTGCGCCGACCTGGCCGAGGAGCTGCGGCGCAAGCTGCAGCAGCGCCAGCCCCTGCCCGACTCCAACCCCGAGGAGTCGTCGGTGTGA